One window of the Meriones unguiculatus strain TT.TT164.6M chromosome 13 unlocalized genomic scaffold, Bangor_MerUng_6.1 Chr13_unordered_Scaffold_28, whole genome shotgun sequence genome contains the following:
- the LOC110542396 gene encoding zinc finger protein 120-like, with protein KGTHTGEKPYECNQCGKAFARNINLLIHERTHTGEKPYECTQCGKAFAHKSSLLIHERTHTGEKPYECNQCGKAFVCNHHLLRHKRTHTGQKPYECDKCGKAFVRNINLLMHERTHTGEEPYECNQCGKAFASNSHLLSHKKTHTGEKP; from the coding sequence aaaggaactcacactggagagaaaccttatgaatgtaaccaatgtggtaaagcctttgcacgtaacattaatctcctaatacatgaaagaactcatacgggagaaaaaccttatgaatgtacccaatgtggtaaagcatttgcacaTAAGAGTAGTCTCCTGAttcatgaaagaactcacactggagagaaaccttatgaatgtaaccaatgtggtaaagcctttgtatgtaaccATCacctcctaagacataaaagaactcacactggacagaaaccttatgaatgtgacaaatgtggtaaagcctttgtacgtaaCATTAATCTCCTAatgcatgaaagaactcacactggagaggaaccgtatgaatgtaaccaatgtggtaaagcctttgcaagtaATAGTCATCTCCTAAGTCATAAaaaaactcacactggagagaaaccttag